A DNA window from Trichosurus vulpecula isolate mTriVul1 chromosome 2, mTriVul1.pri, whole genome shotgun sequence contains the following coding sequences:
- the USF2 gene encoding upstream stimulatory factor 2, with amino-acid sequence MDMLDPGLDPAASATAAAAAAAAASHEKGPEAEEGVELQDTGEGPGAEEQTAVAIASVQQAAFGEHNIQYQFRTENNGGQVTYRVVQVTDGQLDGQGDATGAVSVVSTAAFTGGQQAVAQAVIQNPFSNGGSPAAEAVSGEARFAYFPASSVGDATAVSVQTTDQSLQAGGQFYVMMTPQDVLQTGTQRTIAPRTHPYSPKMDGTRTPRDERRRAQHNEVERRRRDKINNWIVQLSKIIPDCNTDNSKTGASKGGILSKACDYIRELRQTNQRMQETFKEAERLQMDNELLRQQIEELKNENALLRAQLQQHGLEIVGETSRQ; translated from the exons atggACATGCTGGACCCGGGTCTGGACCCCGCTGCCTCGGCcaccgccgctgccgccgccgccgccgccgccag CCACGAGAAGGGACCCGAAGCGGAGGAGGGCGTCGAGCTCCAGGACA CCGGGGAAGGGCCCGGGGCCGAGGAGCAGACCGCGGTGGCCATCGCCAGCGTCCAGCAGGCGGCGTTCGGGGAGCACAACATCCAGTACCAGTTTCGCACGGAGAATAATGGAGGACAG GTAACATACAGAGTGGTCCAGGTGACAGACGGCCAGCTGGATGGCCAAGGGGACGCGACGGGCGCCGTCAGCGTGGTGTCCACGGCCGCCTTCACCGGGGGGCAGCAGGCTGTGGCTCAG GCCGTGATCCAGAACCCTTTCAGCAATGGGGGGAGCCCGGCGGCCGAGGCGGTCAGCGGGGAGGCCCGCTTCGCCTACTTCCCAGCGTCCAGCGTGGGGGATGCCACGGCAGTGTCCGTGCAGACCACGGACCAGAGCCTTCAGGCAGGAG GCCAGTTCTACGTGATGATGACCCCGCAGGATGTGCTGCAGACGGGCACGCAGAGGACGATCGCTCCCCGCACCCACCCATACTCTCC gAAAATGGATGGGACGAGAACCCCCCGAGATGAGAGGAGGAGAGCCCAGCACAATGAAG TGGAGAGGAGGCGGAGGGACAAGATTAACAACTGGATTGTTCAGCTCTCCAAAATCATTCCAGACTGTAACACGGACAACAGCAAGACCGGAGCA AGTAAGGGAGGGATCCTGTCCAAAGCTTGTGATTATATCCGTGAGCTCCGCCAGACCAACCAGCGGATGCAGGAGACTTTCAAGGAAGCTGAGAGgctgcagatggacaatgagctcCTGAGGCAGCAG ataGAGGAGCTCAAGAATGAGAATGCATTGCTCCGAGCCCAGCTGCAGCAACATGGCCTGGAGATTGTTGGGGAGACATCCCGGCAGTga
- the LSR gene encoding lipolysis-stimulated lipoprotein receptor isoform X2 produces the protein MAPAAPGPHGGTSASPTLPGLDPRRRSALPVLWLLLLLTPWCSAPVGCIQVTVSKPFQVVILFQPVTLPCSYQVSGVPTPPIVLWKYKSFCRDRIADAFSSASSDSQLNAQLAASNSGYNPYVECQDSSRTVRVVATKQGNAVTLGEFYQGRRITITGDADLTFDQTAWGDSGVYYCSVVSAQDLQGNNEAYAELIVLDWLFVVVVVLAAFLVFLLLGICWCQCCPHTCCCYVRCPCCPDKCCCPEALYAAGKAATSGVPSIYAPSVYAPSTYAHLAPVKASSPPPMITMGPVHNGFTGDFDRQSSVGGHSSQVPLLRDTDSTRNSEVRSGYRIQANQQDDSMKVLYYMEKELANFDPSRPGLPNGRVERAMSEVTSLHEDDWRSRPHRGPALTPIQDEDLDYRSQRSPGGWERERERDRERERPRDREGRWEAGRPRAHSVDALDDLGRPSSVESGRTSPSERSRGRPYAPPRSRSRDDLYSRSGDPYYDDFRSRGRPLDDARRDPHGSYSRSRDPEYDGRLLEDVLRKKEVGERRRPHREEEEPYYPPAPPPYTETESQSSRERRLKKNLGLSRESLVV, from the exons ATGGCTCCGGCGGCCCCGGGACCTCACGGGGGGACGAGCGCGTCCCCAACGCTCCCAGGACTAGACCCACGACGGCGGAGTGCGCTGCCTGTGCTCTGGCTGCTGCTCCTCCTGACCCCCTGGTGCTCAG CTCCTGTTGGCTGCATCCAGGTCACGGTGTCCAAGCCCTTCCAAGTGGTCATCCTCTTCCAGCCGGTGACCCTTCCCTGCTCCTACCAGGTGTCAGGAGTGCCCACCCCCCCTATCGTCCTCTGGAAGTATAAGTCCTTCTGTCGGGATCGCATTGCGGATGCTTTCTCCTCAGCCAGCTCTGACAGCCAGCTCAACGCCCAACTTGCTGCTAGCAACTCAGGCTACAACCCCTATGTGGAGTGTCAGGACAGCTCCCGAACAGTGAGGGTGGTGGCCACGAAGCAGGGGAACGCCGTGACTCTAGGCGAATTCTACCAAGGGCGACGGATCACAATCACTGGGG ATGCCGACCTGACCTTTGACCAGACTGCCTGGGGAGACAGTGGCGTCTACTACTGCTCTGTGGTTTCTGCTCAGGACCTCCAAGGCAACAATGAAGCTTATGCTGAGCTCATCGTCCTCG ACTGGCTCTTTGTGGTCGTTGTCGTCCTGGCTGCCTTCTTGGTCTTCCTCCTCTTGGGCATCTGCTGGTGCCAGTGCTGCCCTCACACATGTTGCTGCTATGTACGCTGTCCGTGCTGCCCAGATAAATGCTGCTGTCCCGAGGCCC TGTATGCTGCTGGTAAAGCTGCCACCTCAGGGGTCCCAAGCATTTACGCACCCAGTGTCTATGCACCCAGCACCTATGCTCACCTCGCTCCAGTCAAggcttcttcccctccacctATGATCACAATGGGTCCTGTCCACAACGGCTTCACGGGGGATTTTGACCGACAAAGCTCAG TTGGTGGCCACAGCTCCCAGGTGCCCCTTCTTCGTGACACAGACAGTACCAGAAATTCAG AAGTAAGAAGTGGTTATCGGATCCAGGCCAACCAGCAGGATGACTCCATGAAGGTGTTGTACTACATGGAGAAGGAGCTGGCTAATTTTGACCCTTCCCGGCCTGGCCTGCCAAATGGCCGTGTGGAGAGGG CCATGAGTGAAGTGACATCCCTTCATGAAGATGACTGGCGCTCCAGGCCCCACCGAGGCCCTGCCCTCACCCCCATCCAAGATGAAGATTTGGACTACCGATCCCAAAGGAGCCCaggaggatgggagagggaacGGGAGCGGGATCGGGAGCGAGAGCGTCCCCGAGATCGGGAGGGACGCTGGGAAGCCGGGCGGCCCCGAGCTCACTCGGTGGATGCCCTGGATGACTTGGGCAGACCCAGCTCCGTGGAATCAGGAAGGACATCCCCTTCGGAAAGGAGCCGGGGCCGGCCTTATGCACCTCCCCGAAGCCGCAGCAGGGATGACCTCTACTCCCGATCTGGAGACCCCTACTATGATGATTTCAGGTCCCGGGGCAGACCCCTGGATGATGCTCGCCGGGACCCACATGGGAGCTACAGCCGGTCCAGAGACCCCGAGTATGATGGGCGGCTCTTGGAAGATGTGCTAAGaaaaaaggaggtgggggagaggaggagacccCACAGGGAAGAGGAGGAGCCCTATTACCCCCCAGCTCCCCCTCCCTACACTGAAACGGAGTCACAGTCCTCCAGAGAAAGGAGACTCAAGAAG AACCTAGGCCTGAGCCGGGAAAGTCTGGTGGTCTGA
- the LSR gene encoding lipolysis-stimulated lipoprotein receptor isoform X1: MAPAAPGPHGGTSASPTLPGLDPRRRSALPVLWLLLLLTPWCSAPVGCIQVTVSKPFQVVILFQPVTLPCSYQVSGVPTPPIVLWKYKSFCRDRIADAFSSASSDSQLNAQLAASNSGYNPYVECQDSSRTVRVVATKQGNAVTLGEFYQGRRITITGDADLTFDQTAWGDSGVYYCSVVSAQDLQGNNEAYAELIVLGRTSGVAELLPDFQIGSMEDWLFVVVVVLAAFLVFLLLGICWCQCCPHTCCCYVRCPCCPDKCCCPEALYAAGKAATSGVPSIYAPSVYAPSTYAHLAPVKASSPPPMITMGPVHNGFTGDFDRQSSVGGHSSQVPLLRDTDSTRNSEVRSGYRIQANQQDDSMKVLYYMEKELANFDPSRPGLPNGRVERAMSEVTSLHEDDWRSRPHRGPALTPIQDEDLDYRSQRSPGGWERERERDRERERPRDREGRWEAGRPRAHSVDALDDLGRPSSVESGRTSPSERSRGRPYAPPRSRSRDDLYSRSGDPYYDDFRSRGRPLDDARRDPHGSYSRSRDPEYDGRLLEDVLRKKEVGERRRPHREEEEPYYPPAPPPYTETESQSSRERRLKKNLGLSRESLVV, encoded by the exons ATGGCTCCGGCGGCCCCGGGACCTCACGGGGGGACGAGCGCGTCCCCAACGCTCCCAGGACTAGACCCACGACGGCGGAGTGCGCTGCCTGTGCTCTGGCTGCTGCTCCTCCTGACCCCCTGGTGCTCAG CTCCTGTTGGCTGCATCCAGGTCACGGTGTCCAAGCCCTTCCAAGTGGTCATCCTCTTCCAGCCGGTGACCCTTCCCTGCTCCTACCAGGTGTCAGGAGTGCCCACCCCCCCTATCGTCCTCTGGAAGTATAAGTCCTTCTGTCGGGATCGCATTGCGGATGCTTTCTCCTCAGCCAGCTCTGACAGCCAGCTCAACGCCCAACTTGCTGCTAGCAACTCAGGCTACAACCCCTATGTGGAGTGTCAGGACAGCTCCCGAACAGTGAGGGTGGTGGCCACGAAGCAGGGGAACGCCGTGACTCTAGGCGAATTCTACCAAGGGCGACGGATCACAATCACTGGGG ATGCCGACCTGACCTTTGACCAGACTGCCTGGGGAGACAGTGGCGTCTACTACTGCTCTGTGGTTTCTGCTCAGGACCTCCAAGGCAACAATGAAGCTTATGCTGAGCTCATCGTCCTCG GCAGGACCTCAGGGGTGGCTGAACTCTTACCAGACTTTCAGATAGGGTCCATGGAAG ACTGGCTCTTTGTGGTCGTTGTCGTCCTGGCTGCCTTCTTGGTCTTCCTCCTCTTGGGCATCTGCTGGTGCCAGTGCTGCCCTCACACATGTTGCTGCTATGTACGCTGTCCGTGCTGCCCAGATAAATGCTGCTGTCCCGAGGCCC TGTATGCTGCTGGTAAAGCTGCCACCTCAGGGGTCCCAAGCATTTACGCACCCAGTGTCTATGCACCCAGCACCTATGCTCACCTCGCTCCAGTCAAggcttcttcccctccacctATGATCACAATGGGTCCTGTCCACAACGGCTTCACGGGGGATTTTGACCGACAAAGCTCAG TTGGTGGCCACAGCTCCCAGGTGCCCCTTCTTCGTGACACAGACAGTACCAGAAATTCAG AAGTAAGAAGTGGTTATCGGATCCAGGCCAACCAGCAGGATGACTCCATGAAGGTGTTGTACTACATGGAGAAGGAGCTGGCTAATTTTGACCCTTCCCGGCCTGGCCTGCCAAATGGCCGTGTGGAGAGGG CCATGAGTGAAGTGACATCCCTTCATGAAGATGACTGGCGCTCCAGGCCCCACCGAGGCCCTGCCCTCACCCCCATCCAAGATGAAGATTTGGACTACCGATCCCAAAGGAGCCCaggaggatgggagagggaacGGGAGCGGGATCGGGAGCGAGAGCGTCCCCGAGATCGGGAGGGACGCTGGGAAGCCGGGCGGCCCCGAGCTCACTCGGTGGATGCCCTGGATGACTTGGGCAGACCCAGCTCCGTGGAATCAGGAAGGACATCCCCTTCGGAAAGGAGCCGGGGCCGGCCTTATGCACCTCCCCGAAGCCGCAGCAGGGATGACCTCTACTCCCGATCTGGAGACCCCTACTATGATGATTTCAGGTCCCGGGGCAGACCCCTGGATGATGCTCGCCGGGACCCACATGGGAGCTACAGCCGGTCCAGAGACCCCGAGTATGATGGGCGGCTCTTGGAAGATGTGCTAAGaaaaaaggaggtgggggagaggaggagacccCACAGGGAAGAGGAGGAGCCCTATTACCCCCCAGCTCCCCCTCCCTACACTGAAACGGAGTCACAGTCCTCCAGAGAAAGGAGACTCAAGAAG AACCTAGGCCTGAGCCGGGAAAGTCTGGTGGTCTGA